A single Candidatus Liberibacter asiaticus DNA region contains:
- a CDS encoding thymidylate synthase produces MHQYLDLLRHVIKFGSDRRDRTGVGTRSTFGYQMRFDLSKGFPLLTTKKVHWKSVVHELLWFLRGDSNVSYLHRHGVSIWDEWADKDGELGPIYGVQWRSWPDYDGNVIDQISSIVQSLRADPYSRRHIVSAWNVALIDKMALPPCHCLFQFYVDNGKLSCQLYQRSGDVFLGIPFNIASYSLLTMMLASVIGFQYGEFIHTLGDVHLYNNHFEQADLQLSRSPRTLPQMIINPNIVDLLSFRYEDFTLRSYEPHAAILAKVSV; encoded by the coding sequence ATGCACCAGTATTTAGATCTTCTTCGTCATGTTATTAAATTTGGTTCTGATCGTAGAGACCGTACAGGCGTAGGAACGCGTAGTACTTTTGGTTATCAAATGCGTTTTGATTTATCTAAAGGTTTTCCTTTGCTAACGACCAAAAAAGTACATTGGAAATCTGTTGTTCATGAACTTCTTTGGTTTTTAAGGGGAGATAGCAATGTCTCTTATCTTCATCGCCATGGTGTGAGTATATGGGATGAATGGGCTGATAAAGATGGTGAATTAGGTCCTATATACGGAGTACAATGGCGTTCTTGGCCTGACTATGATGGAAATGTTATTGATCAAATTTCCTCTATTGTTCAGAGTCTGCGTGCTGATCCATATTCTCGCCGTCATATAGTATCAGCCTGGAATGTTGCTTTGATAGACAAAATGGCATTACCACCGTGTCACTGTCTTTTTCAATTTTACGTTGATAATGGTAAGTTATCATGTCAATTATATCAGCGTTCGGGAGATGTTTTCCTTGGAATACCATTCAATATTGCATCGTATTCGCTTTTGACGATGATGTTGGCAAGTGTCATCGGATTCCAGTATGGAGAATTTATTCATACGCTTGGGGATGTGCACTTATATAATAACCATTTTGAACAAGCTGATTTACAACTTTCTCGATCTCCAAGAACTTTGCCTCAAATGATCATTAATCCAAATATTGTGGATTTATTATCATTCCGATACGAAGATTTCACTCTTAGGTCTTATGAACCACATGCGGCTATTTTAGCTAAGGTATCAGTATGA
- a CDS encoding SspB family protein translates to MNYDHIRYDILAKEALRGLVKVVLSEVASIGSLPGEHHFYITFATNARGVRISQNLRKNYPEKMTIVIQNQFWDLKVLDNHFEVGLSFSNVPERLVIPFNAIKGFYDPSVNFELEFDVHIEHIEEKLEGGNTGKVLTSPDNFDKNQTNSVSQDSSKKKSTKKQNKNKMASVISLDNFRKK, encoded by the coding sequence ATGAATTATGATCATATTCGCTATGATATCTTAGCTAAAGAAGCACTTCGCGGTCTTGTTAAAGTCGTGTTGTCAGAGGTTGCATCTATTGGCTCTCTTCCAGGAGAACATCATTTTTATATAACTTTTGCTACGAATGCTCGAGGAGTTCGTATCTCGCAAAATCTTAGAAAAAATTACCCTGAAAAAATGACTATAGTAATTCAGAATCAGTTTTGGGACCTGAAAGTTCTTGATAATCATTTTGAAGTAGGCCTTTCTTTTTCTAATGTACCAGAACGCTTAGTTATTCCTTTTAATGCTATTAAGGGATTTTATGATCCATCTGTTAATTTTGAATTGGAATTTGATGTTCATATTGAACACATAGAAGAAAAACTAGAAGGAGGGAACACAGGAAAAGTCCTTACATCCCCTGATAATTTCGATAAGAATCAAACTAATTCTGTATCCCAAGATTCTTCAAAAAAGAAAAGTACGAAGAAACAGAACAAAAATAAGATGGCTTCAGTAATTTCCTTAGATAATTTTAGGAAGAAATAA
- the recO gene encoding DNA repair protein RecO, with protein sequence MYWQDDAIILGVRSYGEKNIILEVMTRQYGRHLGFVRNGQSHRMQPILQAGNLVRVNWRSRLAQNLGEFRFEVLESHCAKLLSSSLFLYGLQSIVPLFRFLPEREPCLELYDMLNIFLNCHKIPSVIGKIFVQIELMLLKNIGFGLDLTKCVVTGVTQDLLWVSPKSGGAVCRSVGLPYAEKMLVLPSFLWKEEQTIDADSLKSAFQLTDYFLNKYALQHNIIHCHLLRENFLGKLLELI encoded by the coding sequence GTGTATTGGCAAGATGATGCGATAATTTTGGGGGTTCGTTCTTACGGTGAGAAAAATATCATTTTAGAAGTGATGACTCGTCAGTATGGACGTCATTTGGGATTTGTGCGTAATGGGCAATCTCATCGTATGCAACCAATATTGCAAGCAGGAAATTTAGTGAGAGTTAATTGGAGATCAAGATTAGCTCAAAACTTAGGAGAATTTCGTTTCGAAGTTCTTGAATCTCATTGTGCTAAACTTCTTTCTTCTTCTCTTTTTCTTTATGGATTACAATCCATAGTTCCTCTTTTTCGATTCTTGCCTGAACGAGAGCCATGTCTAGAGCTTTATGATATGCTTAATATCTTCTTAAACTGTCATAAAATTCCGTCTGTAATAGGCAAGATCTTTGTTCAAATCGAATTAATGCTTTTGAAAAATATTGGATTTGGACTTGATCTTACAAAATGTGTTGTAACAGGTGTTACGCAAGATCTTCTATGGGTTTCTCCTAAATCTGGGGGGGCTGTTTGTCGTTCAGTAGGGCTTCCTTATGCAGAGAAAATGCTGGTACTACCATCTTTTCTTTGGAAAGAAGAACAAACGATAGATGCCGATTCTCTCAAAAGTGCTTTTCAATTGACGGACTATTTTTTGAATAAATACGCTTTGCAACATAATATCATTCATTGCCATCTACTTCGGGAAAATTTTTTAGGTAAACTACTGGAATTAATTTAA
- a CDS encoding AsmA family protein, whose amino-acid sequence MLRRVLIGLGFLFSVVLVGAFTVPLFIDWTDFREDFERQATLIVGKKIAVKGGIKIHILPFPSVFFKDIRIDQKEDGSFESKIEGLSMRAEFLPLLSGEIRVFDMYIDQPHLNFYLSSKGVSNWFQRKSTMDMIHNVILEKIHVKGGRIKIIDQESDQVYFLSDLNLQISARFLNIISPLSIDSIKGSVIAEGTGNFDNKRSAFKITANFPAKNKAISLKIQLFPLAYPIIIDLFGNLFWNEKQPIYSGVFSVAGDFSKLLNLELSAKKSRLSGNFKISDGNVRISRYKLQSILPNSSTDEDNKTKVSQDEENLLNFSENGAESMHDLNETDFFEEEEKKNKNDDLKKDDIQYSVNKKEEKDNSHDKENQENFSGDKMIL is encoded by the coding sequence TTGCTTAGACGTGTATTAATTGGTCTAGGATTTTTATTTTCCGTTGTATTGGTCGGTGCTTTTACCGTTCCTTTATTTATCGATTGGACCGATTTTCGAGAAGATTTTGAGCGCCAAGCTACCCTTATTGTGGGGAAAAAAATAGCAGTAAAAGGTGGAATAAAAATTCACATTCTCCCTTTTCCATCAGTTTTTTTCAAAGATATTAGGATTGATCAAAAAGAAGACGGTTCTTTCGAATCCAAGATAGAAGGTTTGTCAATGCGGGCGGAGTTTTTGCCTCTTTTAAGCGGTGAAATTCGTGTTTTTGATATGTATATTGATCAACCTCATCTCAATTTCTATCTCTCCTCAAAAGGCGTATCCAATTGGTTTCAGAGGAAAAGTACAATGGATATGATTCATAATGTTATTTTGGAAAAAATCCATGTTAAAGGAGGAAGAATCAAAATAATTGATCAGGAATCAGATCAGGTATACTTTTTATCAGATCTGAATCTTCAAATATCTGCTCGTTTTTTAAATATCATTTCTCCATTGTCTATTGATTCTATCAAAGGGTCTGTTATTGCTGAAGGAACTGGGAATTTTGACAATAAAAGAAGTGCGTTTAAGATTACAGCTAATTTCCCTGCTAAAAATAAGGCTATTTCCTTAAAAATACAGTTATTTCCTCTTGCTTATCCTATTATTATTGATTTGTTTGGAAATCTTTTTTGGAATGAAAAACAACCTATTTATAGTGGTGTATTTTCTGTTGCGGGTGATTTCTCTAAATTATTAAATCTAGAGCTCTCTGCGAAGAAGTCACGTCTTTCGGGAAATTTTAAAATTTCTGATGGAAATGTACGTATATCACGGTATAAATTACAATCAATTCTCCCTAATTCTTCTACAGACGAGGATAATAAAACAAAGGTTTCTCAGGATGAAGAAAATCTTCTGAATTTTTCTGAGAATGGAGCAGAGAGCATGCATGATTTGAATGAAACCGATTTTTTTGAAGAAGAAGAAAAAAAAAATAAAAACGATGATCTTAAAAAAGATGACATCCAATACTCTGTAAATAAAAAAGAGGAAAAAGATAATTCTCACGATAAAGAAAATCAAGAAAACTTTTCAGGAGATAAAATGATTTTGTGA
- a CDS encoding OmpA family protein produces MIKELGLSMFIMTTISGCGLASREKKKVFLHKSNDTDIVNKRFGSSLDKAEDEFQMQLQDTGIVVSRIGDMITCYIPVHVSFVSEVFLEKKFLPMLQLIATILNKFPSTVIAIQSHTDSIGTLKNNLLISQERADVIKSYLIQRGVSSNRFISVRGFAYKYPIDTNDTKVGRQNNQRIEIQIFPRGNIKK; encoded by the coding sequence GTGATAAAAGAATTAGGTTTGTCTATGTTCATAATGACGACTATCTCTGGATGTGGTTTGGCTAGCAGAGAAAAGAAAAAGGTATTTTTGCATAAATCGAATGATACAGATATCGTCAATAAAAGATTTGGGAGCTCTTTAGATAAAGCAGAAGATGAATTTCAGATGCAATTACAGGATACGGGTATAGTTGTTAGTCGTATAGGTGATATGATTACATGTTATATACCAGTACATGTTTCTTTTGTATCAGAGGTTTTTTTAGAAAAAAAATTTTTACCTATGTTACAGTTGATTGCGACTATTTTAAATAAATTTCCCAGTACAGTCATTGCAATTCAGAGTCATACAGATTCCATTGGGACGTTAAAAAATAATCTTTTGATTTCACAGGAAAGAGCTGATGTTATTAAGAGTTATTTGATACAAAGGGGAGTGTCATCCAACAGATTCATATCTGTGAGAGGATTCGCTTATAAGTATCCCATTGATACAAATGATACTAAAGTAGGACGTCAGAATAATCAGCGCATAGAAATACAGATATTTCCGAGAGGAAATATCAAAAAATAA
- a CDS encoding YdcF family protein, whose protein sequence is MSCFMLLFSFIGWGIIPTILLKHLQFSYQRPLLSPQWKKDGNIIVLLGNGTTIIPTIPAIRIEPSFQSYSRIFETMRLYKSCKQHSMHCTIIISGGDPQKHGLAESIVYNNKLLESGVERDDIKLETQSLDTFQNAQFSSSMIKNMQGKNIILVSSAYHLKRSQLYFQHFGINTKASCSDYLNAYYSIIPLSANFYLTELALKEYIGILIAYYRGNR, encoded by the coding sequence ATGAGCTGTTTTATGTTACTATTCTCATTCATTGGCTGGGGGATTATTCCAACGATATTATTGAAGCACTTACAATTTTCTTATCAAAGACCTTTGTTATCACCACAATGGAAAAAAGATGGTAATATCATTGTATTACTTGGAAATGGTACGACAATTATACCGACAATTCCTGCCATAAGAATTGAACCATCCTTTCAATCTTATTCTAGAATTTTTGAAACAATGCGGCTTTATAAATCATGCAAACAACATAGCATGCACTGTACCATTATAATAAGTGGAGGAGATCCACAAAAACATGGTCTTGCGGAATCTATTGTCTATAATAATAAACTCTTAGAAAGCGGCGTTGAAAGAGACGATATCAAACTTGAAACACAGTCACTTGATACATTTCAAAATGCACAATTTTCATCATCAATGATCAAAAATATGCAAGGGAAAAATATTATTTTAGTGTCATCTGCCTATCATTTGAAACGCAGTCAATTATACTTCCAACATTTCGGTATAAACACCAAAGCATCATGTTCTGATTATTTGAATGCATATTATAGCATTATTCCTTTGAGCGCTAATTTTTATCTGACTGAACTTGCGCTGAAAGAATACATAGGGATTTTAATTGCCTACTATCGTGGAAACAGATGA
- the hflC gene encoding protease modulator HflC — translation MSNKSCIVFFLFIFLLLGLSFSSFFIVDARQQAIVTRFGKIHATYREPGIYFKMPFSFMNVDRVKYLQKQIMRLNLDNIRVQVSDGKFYEVDAMMTYRIIDPSLFCQSVSCDRIAAESRLRTRLDASIRRVYGLRRFDDALSKQREKMMMEVCEDLRYDAEKLGISIEDVRVLRTDLTQEVSQQTYDRMKAERLAEAEFIRARGREEGQKRMSIADRKATQILSEARRDSEINYGKGEAERGRILSNVFQKDPEFFEFYRSMRAYTDSLASSDTFLVLSPDSDFFKYFDRFQERQKNYRKEY, via the coding sequence ATGAGTAATAAGTCTTGTATAGTTTTTTTTCTTTTTATTTTTCTTTTATTGGGGCTTTCTTTCTCGTCTTTTTTTATTGTTGATGCGCGTCAACAAGCGATTGTTACTCGATTTGGAAAGATTCATGCTACCTATAGAGAGCCAGGCATTTATTTTAAAATGCCATTTTCTTTTATGAATGTTGATAGAGTTAAATATCTGCAAAAACAAATTATGCGTCTAAATCTTGATAATATTAGAGTACAAGTTTCTGATGGGAAATTCTATGAAGTTGATGCTATGATGACTTATAGAATCATTGATCCCTCTTTATTTTGTCAATCTGTTTCGTGTGATCGTATTGCTGCAGAATCTCGCTTACGTACTCGTCTTGATGCATCTATCCGGCGTGTTTATGGATTACGTCGTTTTGATGATGCTTTATCCAAACAACGTGAAAAAATGATGATGGAGGTATGTGAAGATTTGCGCTACGATGCTGAAAAATTAGGAATTAGTATAGAAGATGTGCGCGTTCTACGTACTGATTTAACACAGGAAGTTTCTCAACAAACATATGATCGGATGAAAGCAGAACGCTTAGCAGAGGCTGAGTTTATCCGTGCTAGAGGAAGAGAAGAGGGACAAAAACGCATGTCTATTGCTGATCGTAAAGCAACTCAGATTTTATCTGAAGCGCGACGTGATTCTGAAATAAATTATGGGAAGGGTGAAGCGGAAAGGGGGCGTATTCTCTCTAATGTATTTCAGAAAGATCCTGAATTTTTCGAATTTTATCGTTCTATGAGAGCATATACGGATTCTTTGGCTTCATCAGATACCTTTTTGGTTCTTTCGCCAGATTCGGATTTTTTCAAGTATTTTGATCGCTTCCAAGAAAGACAGAAAAATTATAGAAAAGAATATTGA
- the tyrS gene encoding tyrosine--tRNA ligase, with translation MPAFKSDFLSILSERGFIHQISNPRELDILCSQGVVTAYIGYDLTASSLHAGHLTQLMLLFWLQKTGHKPISLMGGGTSIIGDPSFRDESRRMMRSQEIQENIEKIKGIFSSFIKYGTGKTDALMLNNETWLCSIKYIDLLREIGSFFSVNRMLSFESVRSRLKREQSLSFLEFNYMILQAYDFVELAKNYDCRLQMGGSDQWGNIICGIDLGERLKTPKLFALTSPLLTTASGTKMGKTLSGAIWLNKEMTSPYNFWQYWRNIDDADVVSFAKRLTTLPMSEIDRMAKLQGKEINEAKKIIATEITTMVHGREEAEKAATAAMECFDMSIHSQHMPTISISKDEVSRGMGLLTLIVKAGFATSTNEARRHLKSNAIKINNSIISNEKLQIKLQDFDSTGNIKLSFGKKNHIICHLCG, from the coding sequence ATGCCTGCATTTAAATCTGATTTTCTGAGTATTCTCTCCGAAAGAGGGTTTATCCATCAAATTTCCAACCCTCGAGAACTTGATATATTATGTTCTCAAGGCGTCGTTACGGCGTATATCGGCTACGATCTTACAGCTTCTTCTTTGCATGCAGGCCATCTTACGCAATTAATGCTACTCTTCTGGTTACAAAAGACAGGTCATAAACCCATCTCTCTCATGGGAGGAGGAACCAGTATAATTGGAGATCCTTCTTTTAGAGATGAAAGCAGAAGAATGATGCGCTCTCAAGAAATTCAAGAAAATATTGAAAAAATTAAAGGTATATTTTCTTCTTTTATCAAGTATGGAACTGGCAAAACCGATGCGTTAATGCTCAACAACGAGACTTGGTTGTGCTCAATTAAGTATATTGATCTTTTACGCGAAATTGGTAGTTTTTTTTCTGTCAACCGGATGCTCTCGTTTGAGTCTGTACGATCACGGTTAAAACGCGAGCAGTCTCTTTCTTTTCTTGAATTCAACTACATGATTTTACAAGCTTATGACTTTGTAGAGCTTGCGAAAAACTATGATTGTCGTCTCCAAATGGGAGGATCAGATCAATGGGGAAATATTATCTGTGGCATTGATCTTGGAGAGCGTTTGAAAACTCCAAAATTATTTGCTCTTACTTCTCCACTGCTTACTACTGCTTCTGGCACTAAAATGGGAAAAACACTGTCAGGAGCTATTTGGCTTAACAAAGAAATGACTTCTCCTTATAATTTTTGGCAATACTGGCGTAATATCGATGATGCCGATGTAGTCAGTTTCGCAAAGAGACTCACAACTCTACCAATGTCTGAGATTGATCGCATGGCAAAGTTGCAAGGGAAAGAAATCAATGAAGCTAAAAAAATCATTGCAACAGAAATCACTACAATGGTGCACGGAAGAGAAGAAGCAGAAAAGGCAGCAACTGCTGCAATGGAATGTTTTGATATGAGCATACATTCACAACACATGCCGACCATATCTATCTCGAAGGATGAAGTAAGTAGGGGAATGGGTCTTTTGACGCTTATTGTTAAAGCAGGATTTGCTACTTCAACCAATGAGGCACGTCGACATTTGAAAAGTAATGCTATAAAAATTAACAATAGCATAATCTCAAACGAAAAGTTGCAAATTAAACTGCAAGACTTTGATTCCACAGGAAATATAAAACTTTCTTTCGGAAAAAAGAATCATATAATCTGTCATCTTTGCGGTTAA
- the hflK gene encoding FtsH protease activity modulator HflK, with amino-acid sequence MSYDKNNSDWRPTRLSGSNGNGDGLPPFDVEAIIRYIKDKFDLIPFFKSYGSVYIILLLIGSFCAFQSIYIVHPDERAVELRFGKPKNDVFLPGLHMMFWPIDQVEIVKVIERQQKIGGRSASVGSNSGLILTGDQNIVGLHFSVLYVVTDPRLYLFNLENPGETLKQVSESAMREVVGRRFAVDIFRSQRQQIALEVRNLIQKTMDYYKSGILINTISIEDASPPREVADAFDEVQRAEQDEDRFVEESNKYSNRVLGSARGEASHIRESSIAYKDRIIQEAQGEADRFLSIYGQYVNAPTLLRKRIYLETMEGILKKAKKVIIDKKQSVMPYLPLNEAFSRIQQKGKLGGINHE; translated from the coding sequence ATGTCTTATGACAAGAACAATAGTGACTGGCGTCCTACTAGATTAAGTGGTTCCAATGGTAACGGTGATGGTCTTCCTCCTTTTGACGTTGAGGCAATCATTCGTTATATAAAGGATAAGTTCGATCTGATACCTTTTTTTAAGAGTTATGGCTCTGTTTATATTATTCTTTTATTGATAGGTTCATTTTGTGCTTTTCAATCAATATATATTGTTCATCCTGATGAGAGAGCCGTAGAGTTACGCTTTGGTAAACCAAAAAATGATGTTTTTTTACCTGGTTTACACATGATGTTTTGGCCGATTGATCAAGTCGAAATTGTGAAGGTTATAGAGCGACAGCAGAAGATAGGAGGGCGGTCTGCAAGTGTTGGCTCTAATAGTGGATTGATTCTTACTGGGGATCAAAATATCGTCGGTTTACATTTTTCTGTCTTGTATGTCGTGACCGATCCTCGCTTATATCTATTCAATTTAGAGAATCCTGGAGAAACTTTAAAACAAGTCTCTGAAAGTGCTATGCGTGAGGTGGTTGGAAGAAGATTTGCAGTTGATATTTTTCGATCTCAACGTCAACAAATAGCTTTAGAAGTAAGAAATCTCATTCAAAAGACCATGGATTATTATAAATCCGGGATATTGATCAATACAATTTCCATTGAAGATGCTTCTCCTCCTCGGGAAGTGGCGGATGCTTTTGATGAAGTGCAACGTGCAGAGCAGGATGAGGATCGTTTTGTTGAAGAATCCAACAAATATTCTAATCGGGTATTAGGATCAGCTCGCGGTGAAGCCTCTCATATTCGTGAGTCTTCTATTGCTTATAAGGATCGCATCATTCAAGAAGCACAGGGAGAAGCAGATCGTTTCTTGTCTATTTATGGACAGTATGTTAATGCACCTACATTGCTTCGCAAAAGAATATATCTAGAAACCATGGAAGGTATTTTAAAGAAAGCAAAAAAAGTTATTATTGATAAAAAACAGTCCGTTATGCCTTATTTACCTCTCAATGAAGCTTTTTCTCGTATTCAACAAAAAGGGAAATTAGGTGGTATCAATCATGAGTAA
- a CDS encoding ATP-dependent helicase, whose amino-acid sequence MQQDDQKSHFSHILKGDFVPSCVPNYLKGLNAQQTHAVTIPDDTPLLILAGAGTGKTTVLIARMLHLICHKEIPPSKILAMTFTNQAIQEMKNRLACYLGEKIPRIQTFHSFCASILRKHGEVVGLPTDFAILDSAESRTIIKQLLKDLQIDDKDYDPHEVIEKIDYWQNRGWNPKDIPQSSLTEDAEIPKAIYIQYVAYLQKTKSCDFGGLIIKTIEVLHHPHVLKKYHEKIPYIMVDEYQDINTPQYLLLRLLCQKEDSKQGARICCVGDENQCIYEWRGAQFSHILNFQKDFKDANIIKLEQNYRSTTHILNTANKLISHNKQRFDKKLFTQRDCHDDAKVSIHVSQSDNSELSTIIQEIINIQNTGMSLNNIAILVRTSWQTRKFEDAFLEQEIPHKVIGGSFYDRQEIRDALAYFRLVCQEHRDEDFKRIINCPKRGIGKESLHKIQYHASQHHISLLQASEKLIDSGQFRPQIRQSLQNFVKDIRRWNNCSKKMDPAPIANMILEQSGYMAMWKNNKSSEKSQERLDNLRELLSIIEKHETLEGFVLQAPLRENLGSFIPDSNCIQIMTLHAAKGLEFDTVFISGWEQGLLPHQLSINEGNVEGERRLAYVGITRAKKKCHLFYTINRRTHDFTRVERYQPSQVSQFLLELYDPSHTQEIIYDDIYGTFSEHWNQIPEP is encoded by the coding sequence GTGCAACAAGACGATCAAAAAAGCCATTTTTCTCACATATTAAAAGGCGATTTTGTCCCTTCGTGTGTTCCTAACTATCTTAAAGGGCTCAATGCTCAACAAACTCATGCTGTTACAATCCCCGATGATACTCCGCTCCTCATATTAGCAGGAGCTGGTACTGGCAAAACGACAGTATTGATAGCACGTATGTTGCATTTAATCTGTCACAAGGAAATCCCTCCCTCGAAAATTCTTGCCATGACTTTTACCAATCAAGCAATTCAAGAAATGAAAAATAGATTAGCTTGTTATTTAGGAGAAAAGATTCCAAGGATTCAAACTTTTCATTCTTTCTGTGCAAGCATTTTACGCAAACATGGAGAAGTAGTCGGTCTTCCTACTGATTTTGCCATCCTCGATTCAGCTGAAAGTCGCACAATTATCAAACAATTACTCAAAGATTTACAAATTGACGACAAAGATTATGACCCCCATGAGGTGATCGAAAAAATAGATTATTGGCAAAATCGCGGTTGGAATCCAAAAGATATTCCACAATCCTCTTTAACTGAAGATGCAGAGATTCCAAAAGCAATCTATATTCAATATGTCGCCTATCTCCAGAAAACAAAAAGTTGTGATTTCGGCGGATTAATCATAAAAACCATTGAAGTATTGCATCATCCACATGTTTTGAAAAAGTATCATGAAAAAATTCCTTATATCATGGTGGATGAATATCAAGATATCAATACCCCTCAATATCTATTATTACGATTATTATGTCAAAAAGAAGACTCCAAACAAGGCGCCCGTATATGTTGTGTTGGTGACGAAAATCAGTGTATTTATGAATGGCGTGGTGCACAATTTTCTCATATCCTCAATTTTCAAAAAGATTTTAAAGATGCTAATATTATCAAACTTGAACAAAATTATCGTTCAACTACTCACATTCTCAATACGGCTAACAAGCTAATTTCCCATAATAAACAGCGCTTTGATAAAAAACTCTTTACCCAACGTGATTGTCATGATGATGCAAAAGTCAGCATACATGTTAGTCAAAGTGATAACTCTGAATTATCTACAATCATCCAAGAAATTATAAATATCCAAAATACAGGGATGTCTTTAAACAACATAGCCATCCTTGTACGCACATCTTGGCAAACACGCAAATTTGAAGATGCATTTCTTGAACAAGAAATCCCCCATAAGGTGATAGGAGGTAGTTTTTATGACCGTCAAGAAATTCGCGATGCCCTCGCTTATTTTCGCTTAGTATGCCAAGAACATAGAGATGAGGATTTTAAACGTATCATCAACTGTCCTAAAAGAGGCATAGGAAAAGAAAGCTTACACAAAATTCAATATCATGCTTCTCAACATCACATTTCCTTACTACAAGCAAGTGAAAAATTGATTGATAGCGGTCAATTTCGACCTCAAATACGCCAATCATTACAAAATTTTGTCAAAGATATTCGTCGGTGGAATAATTGTTCCAAGAAAATGGACCCTGCCCCTATTGCAAACATGATTCTTGAACAAAGTGGTTACATGGCAATGTGGAAGAATAATAAATCTTCGGAAAAATCACAGGAACGTCTTGATAACCTACGAGAACTTCTATCCATTATAGAAAAACATGAAACATTAGAAGGCTTTGTTCTCCAGGCTCCCCTGAGAGAGAATCTTGGTTCATTCATACCCGATTCTAATTGCATCCAAATCATGACTTTACATGCTGCCAAAGGGCTAGAATTTGATACTGTCTTCATTTCAGGATGGGAGCAAGGATTACTTCCTCACCAACTCTCAATCAACGAGGGTAATGTAGAAGGAGAACGCCGACTCGCATACGTAGGCATTACCCGTGCAAAAAAAAAATGTCATCTCTTCTATACTATCAATCGACGAACGCATGACTTTACCCGCGTAGAAAGATATCAACCATCGCAAGTATCACAGTTTTTATTAGAGTTATACGATCCTTCTCATACCCAAGAAATCATTTATGACGATATTTATGGCACTTTTTCTGAGCACTGGAATCAAATACCCGAACCATAA
- a CDS encoding dihydrofolate reductase: MTRPEIILIAAITRNNVIGSCGGMPWKISSDLKRFKSLTTGNPVVMGYRTFQSIGRLLPGRTNIIITRDNTRRASVNPEAVLASSILDSLDLASKTGSKKIFIIGGGEIYAQTISLAHTLYITHIEKEIEGDVFFPSIDSNIWKKQEKEIITPAGEGDDYPTRFVIYDRFLSKNCS, from the coding sequence ATGACAAGACCGGAAATTATTTTGATTGCTGCAATTACACGTAATAATGTTATTGGAAGTTGTGGTGGTATGCCTTGGAAGATTTCTTCCGATTTAAAACGCTTCAAAAGCTTGACTACAGGAAATCCAGTGGTTATGGGCTATCGTACGTTTCAGTCAATCGGTCGACTTTTACCAGGAAGAACTAACATTATTATCACGCGTGATAACACACGTCGTGCAAGTGTGAATCCAGAAGCTGTACTAGCATCATCTATACTTGATTCCCTTGATCTCGCTTCTAAAACAGGAAGCAAGAAAATATTTATTATAGGAGGAGGGGAAATTTATGCACAGACGATCAGTTTAGCACATACTCTGTACATTACACATATAGAAAAAGAAATAGAAGGAGATGTTTTTTTCCCTTCTATTGATTCTAATATTTGGAAAAAACAGGAAAAAGAAATTATCACTCCTGCAGGAGAAGGAGATGATTATCCAACACGATTTGTGATATATGATCGCTTTCTTTCAAAGAATTGTTCGTAA